One Desulfobaculum bizertense DSM 18034 DNA window includes the following coding sequences:
- a CDS encoding dimethylarginine dimethylaminohydrolase family protein has protein sequence MFSQAIVRTPCKDFAKGITTASELGAAEYELMLTQHAAYVQALRDRGLTVDVLDPEEAFPDAHFVEDVAVVVPEVAAITNPGAASRNAETAKITDALSKYRKLEYITAPGTLEGGDVLLVGKHFFIGLSDRTNKEGASQLGAIMEKYGYTWTAVPVPEGLHFKCSVNWVGGKTLLVTEDFAQCPELEGYELLIVDKAEDYASNVLLINDTFIMPAGFPKTRALLETLGKDIVELNMSETRKMDGALTCLSLRF, from the coding sequence ATGTTTAGTCAGGCAATTGTTCGGACACCATGCAAGGATTTCGCAAAGGGCATCACCACCGCATCAGAGCTTGGCGCTGCCGAGTATGAGCTTATGCTCACCCAGCACGCAGCATATGTTCAGGCTTTGCGAGACCGAGGACTGACGGTTGACGTTCTTGACCCTGAAGAAGCATTTCCCGATGCTCATTTTGTGGAAGACGTTGCTGTCGTGGTTCCGGAAGTCGCAGCAATTACGAATCCCGGCGCAGCAAGCCGTAATGCCGAGACGGCAAAGATCACCGACGCACTTTCAAAGTACCGCAAGCTTGAGTACATTACAGCTCCGGGAACACTCGAAGGCGGCGATGTGCTGCTGGTAGGAAAGCACTTCTTCATCGGCCTTTCTGACCGGACCAACAAAGAGGGTGCCAGCCAGCTCGGCGCTATCATGGAAAAGTACGGATACACATGGACCGCTGTTCCGGTTCCCGAAGGCCTCCATTTCAAGTGTAGCGTAAACTGGGTTGGTGGTAAAACCCTGCTGGTCACAGAAGATTTTGCCCAGTGCCCAGAACTCGAAGGCTATGAGCTGCTGATAGTCGACAAGGCAGAGGATTATGCCTCGAATGTCTTGCTTATTAACGATACTTTTATTATGCCCGCAGGCTTCCCAAAGACTCGTGCACTGCTCGAAACTCTTGGGAAAGACATTGTTGAGCTGAACATGTCTGAGACTCGAAAAATGGATGGGGCACTGACGTGCCTGTCTCTCCGCTTCTAG